In Mycobacterium stomatepiae, the following are encoded in one genomic region:
- a CDS encoding VOC family protein produces the protein MITGLAHTGVCVPDCEAAVAFYRDVLGLRVLSPPYVMAGNTIRDDMGELVVDPTMKAAIVGFGDGSDRVLEVIEYLNVDGREQRAAAALTDHGLSHVGLVCEDLDATRAELESKGVRFLVSGIAKVARVRTTWFVDPWGVVFILVEKSRPERPYFAQWE, from the coding sequence GTGATTACCGGGTTGGCCCACACAGGGGTGTGCGTCCCGGATTGTGAGGCCGCGGTGGCCTTCTACCGAGACGTGTTGGGCCTGCGTGTGCTGTCGCCGCCGTATGTGATGGCGGGTAACACCATTCGCGACGACATGGGCGAGCTGGTGGTCGATCCGACGATGAAAGCCGCCATCGTCGGCTTCGGGGACGGCAGCGATCGCGTCCTGGAGGTGATCGAGTACCTCAACGTCGACGGCCGCGAGCAGCGAGCCGCCGCGGCCCTGACCGATCACGGGCTCTCCCACGTCGGGCTGGTCTGCGAGGACCTCGACGCCACCCGCGCCGAACTCGAGAGCAAGGGCGTCCGCTTCCTCGTCAGCGGCATCGCCAAGGTCGCGCGCGTGCGCACCACCTGGTTCGTCGATCCGTGGGGCGTGGTGTTCATCCTGGTCGAGAAGAGCCGGCCCGAGCGACCCTACTTCGCGCAATGGGAGTGA
- the moeA gene encoding molybdopterin molybdotransferase MoeA codes for MRSVEEHQRVVAAMISARPAAAAPLDQSQGLVLAEDVVAELALPVFDNSAMDGYAVRAEDTDGATPERPVILPVAEDIPAGRTDQLTLQPGTAHRIMTGAPMPTGATGVVPVENTDGGVDNVAIYARSEPGKHIRRAGEDVAPGTTVLRRGQVVTPAVLGLAAALGLPGLPVIPRQRVLVISTGTELVTPGTPLQPGQIYESNSIMLAGAVREAGADVIAVATAEDDVAQFSSILDKHATPENEVDLIITSGGVSAGAYEVVKDAFGRDGDQGVEFVKVAMQPGMPQGIGRVAGTTIVTLPGNPVSALVSFEVFIRPALRAAMGLPDPHRPHRPAVLAEALTSPRGKRQFRRAILDTDAGSVLSYGPPASHHLRWLASANALLDIPEGVVEVSAGTELQVWDLT; via the coding sequence GTGCGGTCAGTCGAGGAACACCAGCGCGTCGTCGCTGCCATGATCAGCGCCCGCCCCGCCGCGGCGGCGCCACTGGACCAGTCGCAAGGCCTGGTCCTGGCCGAGGACGTGGTGGCCGAGCTGGCGCTGCCGGTCTTCGACAACTCCGCGATGGACGGCTACGCGGTGCGCGCCGAGGACACCGATGGCGCCACACCCGAACGGCCGGTGATCTTGCCGGTCGCCGAGGACATCCCCGCCGGGCGCACCGACCAGTTGACGCTGCAACCCGGAACCGCGCACCGCATCATGACCGGCGCGCCGATGCCGACGGGTGCGACGGGCGTTGTGCCGGTGGAGAACACCGACGGCGGCGTGGACAACGTCGCGATCTACGCACGCTCGGAGCCGGGCAAGCACATCCGCCGCGCCGGCGAAGACGTCGCGCCGGGCACCACCGTGCTGCGCAGGGGCCAGGTCGTCACGCCGGCGGTGCTGGGCCTGGCCGCGGCGCTGGGATTGCCAGGGCTGCCGGTGATTCCGCGGCAGCGGGTGCTGGTGATCTCGACCGGAACCGAGCTGGTGACGCCGGGCACCCCGCTGCAGCCCGGACAGATCTACGAGTCCAACTCGATCATGCTGGCCGGGGCCGTGCGGGAGGCGGGCGCGGACGTGATCGCCGTCGCGACGGCCGAAGACGATGTCGCGCAGTTCAGCTCGATCCTGGACAAGCACGCGACCCCCGAAAACGAGGTCGACCTGATCATCACCAGCGGCGGAGTCAGCGCGGGCGCCTACGAGGTCGTCAAGGACGCCTTTGGCCGCGACGGAGACCAGGGCGTCGAGTTCGTCAAGGTGGCCATGCAACCGGGGATGCCGCAGGGCATCGGCCGCGTCGCCGGCACGACGATCGTCACGCTGCCCGGCAACCCGGTCAGCGCGCTGGTGTCCTTCGAGGTGTTCATCCGTCCCGCGCTGCGCGCGGCGATGGGCCTGCCGGATCCGCACCGCCCGCACCGGCCCGCGGTGCTCGCCGAGGCACTGACCTCGCCGCGCGGCAAGCGCCAGTTCCGGCGCGCGATCCTCGACACAGACGCCGGCAGCGTGCTCAGCTACGGCCCGCCGGCCTCACACCACCTGCGGTGGCTGGCCTCCGCCAACGCACTGCTGGACATCCCCGAAGGCGTCGTGGAGGTGTCGGCTGGAACCGAACTGCAGGTCTGGGATCTGACCTAG
- a CDS encoding phosphatidylserine decarboxylase: MARRPRHSADEGLTSQGPTVSPRHMLELVRETVPPVHPAGLPFISAGLALALVGRKHRWSRRTGLLAAGACAAFFRHPPRVPPTRPGVAVAPADGVVCLVDSAAPPAELSMGDAPLPRVSIFLSILDAHVQRAPVGGEVIAVQHRPGRFGSADLPSASDENERTSVRIRTELGAEVVAVQIAGLVARRIVCNAHVGDNLSIGDTYGLIRFGSRLDTYLPPGIQPIVAVGQRAVAGETVLAELR, translated from the coding sequence GTGGCACGACGCCCCCGCCATTCCGCTGACGAAGGCCTGACCTCTCAGGGCCCGACAGTCAGCCCACGGCACATGCTCGAGTTGGTGCGCGAGACCGTTCCGCCGGTGCATCCCGCGGGGCTACCGTTCATTTCCGCCGGCTTGGCCCTGGCCCTGGTCGGACGCAAGCACCGCTGGTCGCGCCGGACCGGACTGCTGGCCGCCGGCGCCTGCGCGGCGTTTTTCCGGCACCCGCCGCGGGTGCCGCCCACCCGCCCCGGCGTTGCCGTCGCCCCCGCCGACGGCGTGGTCTGTCTCGTCGACTCCGCGGCCCCACCAGCGGAACTGAGCATGGGTGACGCACCCCTGCCGCGGGTCAGCATCTTCCTGTCGATCCTGGACGCGCACGTGCAGCGCGCCCCGGTCGGTGGCGAGGTGATCGCCGTGCAGCATCGGCCCGGCCGCTTCGGGTCGGCCGACCTGCCCTCGGCGAGCGACGAGAACGAGCGCACCAGCGTCCGAATCCGGACCGAACTCGGCGCGGAGGTGGTCGCGGTGCAGATCGCCGGGCTGGTCGCGCGCCGCATCGTCTGCAACGCGCATGTCGGGGACAACCTGTCGATCGGTGACACCTACGGCCTGATCCGGTTCGGCTCCCGGCTGGACACCTACTTGCCGCCCGGCATCCAACCGATCGTGGCGGTCGGGCAGCGCGCGGTGGCAGGCGAGACGGTATTGGCCGAGTTGCGATGA
- the pssA gene encoding CDP-diacylglycerol--serine O-phosphatidyltransferase, which produces MTNRIRGRAVNLQILPSAMTVLSICAGLTSIKFALEHQPKAAMALIAAAAILDGLDGRVARILDAQSRMGEEIDSLADAVNFGVTPAIVLYVTLLSTSPAGWIAVLLYAVCVVLRLARFNALQDDGSRPAYAHEFFVGMPAPAGAISMIGLVGLKLQFGDGWWSSTVFLCLWIAGTSILMISKIPMRKMHAAAVPPNWAAPLLAILAICAAAAVLAPYVLIWVIIVAYLCHVPFAVRNQRWLAAHPEVWDENREQRRAVRRANRRAQPHRRPIVRLGRTGGRSVARLGLRKPGGRLP; this is translated from the coding sequence ATGACCAACAGGATTCGGGGCCGGGCGGTCAATCTGCAGATCCTGCCCAGTGCGATGACGGTGCTGTCCATCTGTGCGGGACTGACCTCGATCAAGTTCGCCCTCGAGCACCAACCCAAGGCGGCGATGGCGCTGATCGCGGCGGCGGCGATTCTCGACGGGCTCGACGGCCGGGTGGCCCGCATCCTGGACGCGCAGTCGCGGATGGGTGAGGAGATCGACTCGCTGGCCGATGCGGTGAACTTCGGCGTGACCCCGGCCATCGTGCTCTACGTGACGCTGCTCTCGACGTCGCCGGCCGGCTGGATCGCGGTGCTGCTGTACGCGGTCTGCGTCGTGCTGCGGCTCGCGCGGTTCAACGCGCTGCAGGACGACGGATCCCGGCCCGCCTACGCGCACGAGTTCTTCGTCGGCATGCCCGCGCCGGCGGGCGCGATCTCGATGATCGGCCTGGTCGGGCTCAAGCTGCAGTTCGGGGACGGCTGGTGGTCGTCGACGGTGTTCCTGTGCCTCTGGATCGCCGGGACATCGATATTGATGATTAGCAAGATCCCGATGCGCAAGATGCACGCGGCGGCGGTGCCCCCGAACTGGGCGGCGCCGCTGCTTGCCATCCTCGCGATCTGCGCTGCGGCGGCGGTGTTGGCCCCCTACGTCTTAATCTGGGTCATCATCGTCGCTTACCTCTGCCACGTCCCCTTCGCGGTGCGGAACCAGCGCTGGCTGGCCGCACACCCTGAGGTGTGGGACGAAAATCGCGAGCAACGGCGCGCGGTGCGGCGTGCCAACCGTCGCGCCCAGCCCCACCGCCGGCCGATTGTCCGGCTGGGGCGCACCGGCGGACGCTCGGTGGCACGGCTGGGGCTGCGTAAGCCGGGTGGGCGATTGCCATGA
- a CDS encoding AAA family ATPase yields MTDPGAGSGQLTLTARLNTSAVDSRRGVIRMHPNAVAALGIREWDAVSLTGSRTTAAVAGLAESTIPVTTVLLDDVTLSNAGLREGTAVIVSAVTVYGARSVTLNGSSLAIQSITSATLRQALLGKVMTVGDAVSLLPRDLGPGTSTSAASRALASAVGISWTSELLTVTGVDPDGPVSVQPNSLVSWGDGIPMSTRAPRPEPVAVADPAIGVDDLKGSQVQAGKLSEWLKLALDEPHLLKTLGATTNLGVLVSGPAGVGKTTMVRAVCAGRRLVQLDGPEVGALAAEDRLKTVAAAVSAIRDGGGVLLITDADALLPATAEPVAALILAELRTAVATDGVALVATSALPDQLDLRLRSPELCDRELGVPLPDGATRKALLETLLKSVPAGELNLDEIASRTPGFVAADLAALVREAALRAASRASTDGQPPTLNQDDLVGALSVIRPLSRSASEELTVGNVTLDDVGDMVEAKQGLTEAVLWPLQHPDTFARLGVDPPRGVLLYGPPGCGKTFVVRALASTGQLSVHAVKGSELMDKWVGALAPRRGQSFDSGVTDRVVASLLTELDGIDPLRDVVVLGATNRPDLIDPALLRPGRLERLVFVEPPDAAARREILRTAAKSIPLSPDLNLDDIAAELDGFSAADCVALLREAALTAMRRSIDAADVTAADLEAARTTIRPSLDPVQVESLRAFAKAV; encoded by the coding sequence ATGACGGATCCCGGCGCGGGGTCCGGACAGCTGACACTGACCGCCCGGCTGAATACCTCAGCCGTCGACTCGCGCCGCGGCGTCATCAGGATGCACCCCAATGCCGTTGCCGCCCTTGGCATCCGGGAGTGGGACGCCGTCTCGCTGACGGGATCGCGAACCACCGCGGCGGTGGCGGGACTCGCGGAGTCAACCATCCCGGTGACCACGGTGCTGCTCGACGACGTCACGCTGTCCAACGCCGGGCTGCGCGAGGGCACCGCGGTGATCGTCAGCGCGGTCACGGTGTACGGCGCACGGTCGGTGACACTGAACGGCTCTTCGCTGGCGATCCAATCGATTACCTCGGCCACCCTGCGTCAGGCCCTGCTCGGCAAGGTGATGACCGTGGGCGACGCGGTGTCGCTGCTGCCCCGCGACCTCGGTCCGGGCACCTCGACGTCGGCGGCCAGCCGGGCGTTGGCGTCGGCGGTCGGGATCAGCTGGACCTCGGAGCTGCTCACGGTCACGGGCGTGGATCCCGACGGACCGGTCAGCGTGCAGCCGAACTCGTTGGTCTCCTGGGGCGACGGGATTCCGATGAGCACGAGAGCGCCCCGCCCGGAGCCGGTCGCCGTCGCGGATCCCGCCATCGGAGTCGATGATCTCAAGGGTTCCCAGGTGCAGGCCGGCAAGCTCAGCGAATGGCTGAAGCTGGCCCTCGACGAACCGCACCTACTGAAAACCCTGGGTGCCACCACGAATTTGGGTGTGCTGGTCTCGGGTCCGGCCGGTGTCGGCAAGACGACGATGGTGCGCGCGGTGTGTGCGGGCCGCCGGCTGGTTCAACTCGACGGCCCCGAGGTCGGCGCTCTGGCGGCCGAAGACCGGCTCAAGACGGTGGCCGCCGCGGTCAGCGCAATCCGCGACGGCGGTGGCGTGCTGCTGATCACCGACGCCGACGCGCTGTTGCCGGCGACCGCGGAGCCGGTGGCCGCCCTGATCCTCGCCGAGCTGCGCACCGCGGTGGCCACCGACGGCGTGGCGCTGGTAGCCACGTCCGCGCTACCGGACCAGCTCGACCTGCGGCTGCGCTCCCCCGAACTCTGCGACCGCGAGCTCGGCGTGCCGCTGCCCGACGGCGCGACCCGCAAGGCGCTGCTGGAGACGCTATTGAAGTCCGTACCCGCCGGCGAGCTGAACCTCGATGAAATCGCCAGTCGTACACCGGGTTTCGTCGCCGCCGACCTGGCCGCACTGGTACGCGAGGCGGCACTGCGCGCGGCGTCGCGAGCCAGCACCGACGGCCAGCCACCGACGCTGAACCAGGACGATCTGGTCGGCGCCCTCTCCGTGATCCGGCCGCTGTCCCGCTCGGCCAGCGAGGAGCTGACGGTCGGCAACGTCACGCTCGACGACGTCGGCGACATGGTCGAAGCCAAGCAGGGGCTCACCGAAGCGGTGCTGTGGCCGCTGCAGCATCCCGACACCTTCGCGCGTCTCGGCGTCGATCCGCCGCGCGGCGTGCTGCTGTACGGGCCGCCCGGCTGCGGCAAGACCTTCGTGGTCCGGGCGCTGGCCAGCACCGGGCAGCTGAGTGTGCACGCGGTCAAGGGCTCTGAGCTGATGGACAAATGGGTGGGCGCGCTGGCGCCGCGGCGGGGCCAGAGCTTCGACTCGGGGGTGACCGATCGGGTGGTGGCGTCGTTGCTGACCGAGCTCGACGGCATCGACCCGCTGCGCGACGTCGTGGTGCTGGGCGCCACCAACCGGCCGGATCTCATCGACCCCGCGCTGCTGCGCCCGGGCCGGCTGGAACGGCTGGTGTTCGTCGAACCGCCGGATGCGGCCGCGCGCCGCGAAATCCTGCGGACCGCAGCGAAATCCATTCCGCTGAGCCCGGACCTCAATCTCGACGACATCGCCGCCGAACTCGACGGGTTCAGCGCCGCCGACTGCGTGGCCCTACTGCGCGAGGCCGCGCTCACCGCCATGCGGCGGTCGATCGACGCCGCCGACGTGACCGCCGCCGACCTCGAGGCGGCCCGCACAACCATACGACCCTCACTGGACCCCGTTCAGGTGGAGTCGCTACGCGCGTTCGCCAAAGCCGTCTAG
- a CDS encoding TetR/AcrR family transcriptional regulator, with amino-acid sequence MAPPRKHETDVILDAARALVLEGGPRAASVAAIAKSSGAPAGTLYHRFGNRDGILAAAWLRALERFQSRAMAADLDTPADTAVAMAVAAISFARELPEDARLLLTIRPTDLLDEEPDAKFQETVVAMNAPLTERVGVLARKLYGRRDSRSVDAVARAIVDLPYAVVRRHARDEPMPSWLEADVAVSVRAVLDGFGERA; translated from the coding sequence ATGGCACCTCCGCGAAAGCATGAGACCGATGTGATCCTCGACGCAGCCCGGGCGCTGGTGCTCGAGGGTGGGCCGCGCGCGGCCAGTGTCGCGGCGATCGCGAAATCCAGCGGTGCGCCGGCCGGCACGCTCTATCACCGCTTCGGCAACCGCGACGGCATCTTGGCGGCCGCCTGGCTGCGCGCGCTGGAGCGCTTCCAGTCCCGGGCGATGGCCGCCGACTTGGATACCCCTGCCGATACCGCGGTCGCGATGGCCGTCGCCGCGATCAGCTTCGCGCGCGAACTTCCCGAAGATGCCCGGTTGCTGTTGACCATCCGGCCGACAGACCTGCTCGACGAGGAGCCTGACGCGAAATTTCAGGAGACCGTGGTCGCGATGAACGCGCCGCTGACCGAGCGGGTCGGCGTGTTGGCTCGAAAACTGTATGGCCGCAGGGATTCCCGGTCCGTCGATGCCGTTGCTCGCGCGATCGTCGACCTGCCCTACGCCGTCGTGCGGCGCCATGCCCGTGACGAGCCGATGCCGTCCTGGCTGGAGGCCGACGTCGCGGTGTCGGTGCGCGCGGTGCTAGACGGCTTTGGCGAACGCGCGTAG
- a CDS encoding acyl-CoA reductase: MLSGTDAAGLADANRLGELIYHELISLPEIVSTAPRYPNRELLDHLEASRMTDDFYRVIGGERHEGAIVVSQFDEPVDYSPMLSGRVANIVPVDSIDRVTAAVNAYTQTIGIYPESLKRQLRNTLPLFGAQRLTSLGYACSVAVAMPQDAIEPIRRMCKWIVDEECDPATVVPLWELARP, encoded by the coding sequence GTGCTCAGCGGAACCGACGCCGCGGGCCTGGCCGACGCGAACCGGCTCGGCGAGTTGATCTACCACGAACTCATCTCGTTGCCCGAGATCGTCAGCACCGCACCCCGCTATCCCAACCGCGAGCTACTCGACCATCTCGAGGCATCCCGCATGACCGACGACTTCTATCGCGTGATCGGCGGCGAGCGGCACGAGGGCGCGATCGTCGTCTCCCAGTTCGACGAGCCGGTCGACTATTCCCCGATGTTGTCGGGGCGCGTGGCCAACATCGTGCCGGTCGATAGCATCGACCGGGTGACCGCCGCAGTCAACGCCTACACTCAGACCATCGGCATCTATCCTGAGTCGCTCAAGCGGCAGCTGCGAAACACGCTGCCGCTGTTCGGCGCCCAGCGGCTGACCAGCCTTGGCTACGCGTGCAGTGTCGCGGTCGCGATGCCCCAGGATGCCATCGAGCCGATCCGGCGGATGTGCAAGTGGATCGTCGACGAAGAATGCGATCCCGCGACGGTCGTCCCGCTCTGGGAGCTGGCCCGCCCATGA
- a CDS encoding SDR family NAD(P)-dependent oxidoreductase codes for MSERRTALEIVEGIVLSGKVCVITGASAGLGRESARALAAAGAHVVLAARNREALDEAARWVRDEVPGAQTSTVELDLTALSSVRAAAATIREITPAVHVLMNNAGVMFTPFGRTRDGFELQIGTNHFGRFELTRLLIPQLAAAGGARVVILSSAGHVMGDVDFDDPNWERRDYDKFAAYGAAKTANILHAIEADRRLRELGIRAYAVHPGTVATSLARYMSREDFSDLRKLVVDNSTLRGETTNGRLDFSTPEQGAATQVWAAVSPELADRGALYLEDCGVSETGAPYARDEHRAAEWWALSEKLCASA; via the coding sequence ATGAGCGAACGTCGGACCGCGTTGGAGATCGTCGAGGGAATCGTCCTGTCCGGCAAGGTGTGTGTGATCACCGGCGCGTCGGCCGGTCTGGGCCGCGAGTCGGCGCGCGCACTGGCCGCCGCGGGCGCCCACGTGGTCCTGGCCGCCCGTAATCGGGAGGCGCTGGACGAGGCCGCACGGTGGGTGCGCGACGAGGTGCCGGGCGCTCAGACGTCGACGGTCGAACTCGACCTGACCGCGCTGTCCAGCGTTCGCGCGGCGGCGGCGACGATCCGCGAGATCACGCCCGCGGTACATGTGTTGATGAACAATGCCGGGGTGATGTTCACCCCGTTCGGCCGGACCCGGGATGGCTTCGAATTACAAATCGGGACAAATCATTTCGGGCGCTTCGAGCTGACCCGGCTACTGATCCCGCAGCTGGCCGCGGCCGGGGGCGCCCGGGTGGTGATCCTGTCCTCGGCGGGCCACGTGATGGGCGATGTGGACTTCGACGATCCGAACTGGGAGCGTCGCGACTACGACAAGTTCGCGGCATACGGCGCCGCCAAAACGGCGAACATCCTGCACGCGATAGAAGCCGATCGCCGGTTGCGCGAGTTGGGAATTCGCGCCTACGCCGTTCATCCCGGCACCGTTGCCACCTCACTGGCCCGGTACATGTCGCGCGAAGACTTCTCCGACCTTCGCAAACTCGTCGTGGACAACAGCACCCTGCGCGGCGAAACGACCAACGGCCGGCTCGACTTTTCCACTCCCGAACAAGGTGCGGCCACGCAAGTGTGGGCCGCGGTAAGCCCCGAGCTGGCCGACCGGGGCGCGCTCTACCTGGAAGACTGCGGGGTCAGTGAAACGGGCGCACCCTACGCGCGTGACGAGCATCGGGCCGCCGAGTGGTGGGCGCTGTCCGAAAAGCTCTGTGCCAGCGCATGA
- a CDS encoding TetR/AcrR family transcriptional regulator, with protein MSRLERRKQEMRERILVAAFDLFLAQGVAATTIEEICERADVANRTFFNHFPTRQDMIRALAQRRLVNLHEVVFARATEPIPARLIGEMLATSGYGIQRGFNLHATFGELIKEGVSRGEVSTRHDADTLADIIVGALSGGIVNWTLDRTYSLETNLHNLGVALADLLKA; from the coding sequence ATGAGCAGGCTGGAGCGTCGCAAACAGGAGATGCGGGAGAGGATCCTCGTCGCAGCGTTCGACCTGTTTCTGGCGCAGGGAGTCGCGGCCACCACGATCGAGGAGATCTGCGAACGCGCCGACGTGGCGAACCGGACGTTCTTCAACCACTTCCCCACCCGTCAGGACATGATCCGCGCGTTGGCGCAGCGACGGCTGGTCAACCTGCACGAAGTGGTCTTCGCGCGCGCCACCGAACCGATCCCCGCGCGGCTGATCGGCGAGATGCTTGCCACCTCCGGCTATGGCATTCAGCGCGGGTTCAACCTGCACGCCACGTTCGGCGAACTCATCAAGGAAGGCGTCTCCCGCGGCGAGGTCAGCACCCGTCACGACGCAGACACCTTGGCCGACATCATCGTTGGCGCACTCTCGGGTGGCATCGTCAACTGGACGCTCGATCGCACCTACTCGCTGGAAACCAACCTGCACAACCTCGGTGTCGCGCTGGCCGACCTGCTCAAAGCCTGA
- a CDS encoding HD domain-containing protein — MTIPSNTTIAGVTVPDTALVSDATEYIRDTENDLLFDHSRRVFFFGALHGRRLGLTPDLELLYVGAMFHDLGLTELYRSSRIRFEIDSANAASDFLRQHGLSESDARKVWLGVALHTTPAIPAYLDPEVALITAGVETDNLAIGRDKLSPDALAAVTAAHPRPDYKRRILLAFAEGTKHRPTTTFGTVNADVLKHYDPSFVCDDYVDNILNCSWPE; from the coding sequence GTGACCATTCCGTCCAACACCACGATTGCGGGCGTCACCGTCCCCGACACGGCGCTGGTGAGCGATGCCACTGAGTACATCCGCGACACCGAAAACGATCTGCTATTCGACCATTCCCGGCGGGTGTTTTTCTTTGGTGCGTTGCATGGCCGTCGCCTCGGGCTGACACCCGATCTGGAGTTACTCTACGTCGGAGCGATGTTCCACGACCTCGGCCTGACCGAACTGTACCGGAGCTCGAGGATTCGTTTCGAGATCGACAGCGCCAATGCCGCAAGCGATTTCTTGCGGCAGCACGGATTGAGTGAAAGCGATGCCCGCAAGGTCTGGCTGGGTGTCGCTTTGCACACCACTCCGGCGATTCCCGCATACCTCGATCCGGAAGTCGCGCTGATCACCGCCGGTGTGGAGACCGACAATCTGGCCATCGGGCGCGACAAACTCTCCCCGGACGCGCTGGCCGCGGTGACGGCGGCCCACCCTCGGCCCGACTACAAACGCCGCATCTTGCTCGCCTTCGCAGAGGGGACCAAACACCGCCCGACGACGACCTTCGGGACCGTCAATGCTGACGTGCTCAAGCACTACGACCCGTCGTTCGTGTGTGACGACTACGTCGACAACATCCTGAATTGCAGCTGGCCTGAGTAG
- a CDS encoding enoyl-CoA hydratase-related protein translates to MSTDLVVDVDAGVAVLTLNRPEHLNVYTAEMGALLSRAYRECDEDDDVRAIVVTGAGRAFCAGADFSGGATPFDSPQDDAAFSASPIDPAAFELRKPVIAAVNGHAIGIGLTIALQADIRILAEDAKYGVVQVRRGVIPDCMVHWTLAHLTNLGVAAEVLLTRRTFDGPEAVAFGIANRALPAAQVLDAALKMGRDIAVNVAPMSAALSKRLLWDTAIHGYTPRQVASLETQLHHRVMGTDDAREGVAAFVERRAPRFGSRVSRDWESLPKP, encoded by the coding sequence ATGAGCACCGATCTGGTGGTCGACGTCGACGCGGGCGTGGCGGTGCTCACGCTCAATCGGCCCGAGCACCTCAACGTCTATACGGCGGAGATGGGCGCGTTGTTGAGCCGGGCGTACCGGGAGTGCGACGAGGACGACGACGTTCGGGCCATCGTGGTTACCGGGGCGGGCCGGGCCTTTTGCGCGGGCGCCGACTTCTCCGGTGGCGCAACACCGTTCGACAGCCCGCAAGATGATGCGGCCTTCTCCGCGTCGCCGATCGACCCGGCGGCGTTCGAATTGCGCAAACCGGTGATCGCCGCCGTCAACGGGCACGCCATCGGAATCGGGCTGACCATCGCGCTGCAGGCCGATATTCGCATCCTCGCCGAGGACGCTAAATATGGTGTGGTGCAGGTGCGCCGGGGAGTGATACCCGATTGCATGGTGCACTGGACGCTGGCGCATCTGACCAATCTCGGAGTGGCCGCCGAGGTGCTGTTGACCAGGCGCACGTTCGACGGGCCCGAGGCGGTGGCGTTCGGCATCGCCAATCGGGCCCTGCCGGCAGCGCAGGTGCTCGACGCCGCGCTGAAGATGGGCCGCGACATCGCGGTCAACGTGGCTCCGATGTCGGCGGCATTGAGTAAAAGGCTGTTGTGGGACACCGCGATTCACGGCTACACGCCACGGCAGGTCGCCTCGCTGGAAACGCAGCTGCACCACCGCGTGATGGGTACCGACGATGCTCGTGAAGGCGTGGCCGCGTTCGTCGAGCGACGTGCGCCGCGGTTCGGTTCGCGGGTGTCCCGCGATTGGGAGTCCCTGCCGAAGCCGTGA
- a CDS encoding TIGR03617 family F420-dependent LLM class oxidoreductase — MKVHLQVNGSPTMASASAAAIAEAGADGLFTFEGPHDVFFPLVIAAKETGLEVMTNVAIAAPRSPLHMAHAAYDLQVFSGGRFRLGLGSQIKVHTEKRYSSTWDRPAARMAETIAAIKAIFAAWEGQSPLNFRGEFFTHTLMTPNFSPGPNPFGPPPVLMGALGPIMTRTAAEVADGLLVMPFNSTRHFADRTIPAIDEGLRRSDRKANDFPVIAQAMVAVGSNEEDLGAAVNGVASLISFYGSTPAYLPVLEVEGWAEMQPELNALSKQGRFAEMRASITEDMVARIGIVGTPEQCARQIAERFGDRADEVCCYFPGYTPPSTDLAALIDALHRSPARR; from the coding sequence GTGAAAGTACATCTGCAAGTTAACGGATCTCCGACCATGGCGTCGGCGAGTGCGGCCGCGATCGCCGAGGCCGGCGCGGACGGCCTGTTCACCTTCGAGGGCCCGCACGACGTGTTCTTCCCGCTGGTCATCGCGGCCAAGGAGACGGGCCTGGAGGTGATGACCAACGTCGCGATCGCCGCGCCGCGTAGCCCGTTGCATATGGCGCACGCCGCCTACGATCTGCAGGTCTTCAGTGGCGGCAGATTCCGGCTCGGCCTGGGCTCGCAGATCAAGGTCCACACCGAAAAGCGCTACAGCAGCACGTGGGATCGGCCGGCGGCGCGGATGGCCGAAACCATCGCGGCGATCAAGGCGATATTCGCGGCGTGGGAAGGCCAGTCTCCCCTCAATTTTCGCGGCGAGTTCTTCACTCACACCCTGATGACGCCCAACTTCAGCCCGGGCCCCAACCCGTTCGGACCGCCGCCGGTGTTGATGGGTGCGCTGGGGCCGATCATGACGCGGACCGCGGCCGAAGTCGCCGACGGCCTGCTGGTGATGCCGTTCAACAGCACGCGCCACTTCGCCGACCGCACCATCCCCGCGATCGACGAGGGCCTGCGCCGCTCGGATCGAAAGGCCAACGATTTTCCGGTGATCGCGCAGGCGATGGTCGCGGTCGGCAGCAACGAGGAAGACCTGGGCGCCGCCGTCAACGGTGTCGCCTCGTTGATCTCGTTCTACGGCTCGACGCCGGCGTATCTCCCGGTGCTCGAGGTCGAGGGCTGGGCGGAGATGCAGCCGGAACTCAACGCGCTGTCCAAGCAAGGCCGCTTCGCCGAGATGCGGGCCTCGATCACCGAGGACATGGTGGCCCGGATCGGGATCGTCGGAACTCCCGAGCAGTGTGCCCGGCAGATCGCGGAGCGATTCGGCGATCGCGCCGACGAAGTGTGTTGCTATTTCCCGGGCTACACGCCGCCGAGTACCGATCTCGCCGCATTGATCGACGCCCTGCACCGGAGCCCCGCCCGACGATGA